A part of Sandaracinaceae bacterium genomic DNA contains:
- a CDS encoding GMC family oxidoreductase — MTYDYIIIGSGFGGSVSAHRLTEKGYRVLVLEKGKRFGKADFPKDNRDLKRWMWKPSAGLHGIFQMSFFDHVTVMHGVGVGGGSLTYANTLPTPQTAFFESKSWAHLANWKQELAPHYATAKRMLGATRYPLVTYQDTIIEQIAKDIGREDHYGPTEVAVYFGEPGKKSADPYFDGQGPDRVGCTQCGACMTGCRVGAKNTLDQNYLYLAEKAGAVVMPEREVMAVRPKAGGGYRVETKPSITKGPDEVFEAANVIFSGGVMGTIPLLLKMKEDPKGLPKLSNRLGASVRTNSEALFGVVAPDLDGNMAEGIAITSILHTDDHSHIEPVRYGHGSDFFRWMVLPHAPGKNFVARLGGAVKQFAQRPGFVKRAYSIPREEFAEKTATLLFMRTLDGTLSLKFGRSALNGFTRQLVSVLDDPKDAPQAFMEDATDLARRFAEKVQGIAVSMVSETLFGSPSTAHILGGACMGRSASEGVIDAQHRVFGYDGLYVIDGSAVSANPGVNPSLTITALAERAMSFIAARGEASAAAE, encoded by the coding sequence ATGACCTACGACTACATCATCATCGGCTCCGGGTTCGGGGGCAGCGTCTCGGCACATCGGCTCACGGAGAAGGGCTACCGCGTGCTGGTGCTGGAGAAGGGCAAGCGCTTCGGCAAGGCCGACTTCCCCAAGGACAACCGCGACCTGAAGCGCTGGATGTGGAAGCCCTCGGCGGGCCTGCACGGCATCTTCCAGATGTCGTTCTTCGACCACGTCACCGTGATGCACGGCGTGGGCGTGGGCGGTGGATCGCTGACCTATGCGAACACGCTGCCCACCCCGCAGACGGCGTTCTTCGAGAGCAAGAGCTGGGCGCACTTGGCCAACTGGAAGCAGGAGCTGGCCCCGCACTACGCCACCGCCAAGCGCATGCTGGGCGCCACGCGCTACCCGCTGGTCACGTACCAGGACACCATCATCGAGCAGATCGCGAAGGACATCGGGCGCGAGGACCACTACGGCCCCACCGAAGTGGCCGTGTACTTCGGCGAGCCGGGTAAGAAGAGCGCGGACCCGTACTTCGATGGCCAGGGGCCCGACCGGGTGGGCTGCACGCAGTGCGGCGCGTGCATGACGGGCTGCCGCGTGGGCGCGAAGAACACGCTGGACCAGAACTACCTCTACCTGGCCGAGAAGGCCGGCGCCGTGGTCATGCCGGAGCGCGAGGTGATGGCCGTGCGCCCAAAGGCCGGCGGCGGCTATCGCGTGGAGACCAAGCCGTCGATCACCAAGGGCCCCGACGAGGTGTTCGAGGCGGCCAACGTGATCTTCTCGGGTGGCGTGATGGGCACCATCCCGCTGCTGCTGAAGATGAAGGAGGACCCGAAGGGCCTGCCCAAGCTGTCCAACCGCCTGGGCGCCTCCGTGCGCACCAACAGCGAGGCGCTCTTCGGCGTGGTGGCGCCGGATCTCGACGGCAACATGGCCGAGGGCATCGCCATCACGTCCATCCTGCACACGGACGACCACAGCCACATCGAGCCGGTGCGCTACGGCCACGGCAGCGACTTCTTCCGCTGGATGGTGCTGCCGCACGCGCCGGGCAAGAACTTCGTGGCGCGCCTGGGCGGTGCGGTGAAGCAGTTTGCGCAGCGCCCCGGCTTCGTGAAGCGCGCCTACAGCATCCCGCGGGAAGAGTTCGCCGAGAAGACGGCCACGCTGCTGTTCATGCGCACGCTCGACGGCACGCTGTCGCTCAAGTTCGGGCGCAGCGCGCTCAACGGCTTCACGCGCCAGCTGGTGAGCGTGCTGGACGACCCGAAGGACGCCCCGCAGGCGTTCATGGAAGACGCCACCGACCTCGCGCGGCGCTTCGCCGAGAAGGTGCAGGGCATCGCGGTCAGCATGGTGAGCGAGACGCTCTTCGGCTCACCGTCCACGGCGCACATCCTGGGCGGCGCGTGCATGGGCCGCTCCGCGAGCGAGGGCGTGATCGACGCGCAGCACCGCGTGTTCGGCTACGACGGCCTCTACGTCATCGATGGCTCGGCGGTGTCGGCCAACCCCGGCGTGAACCCATCGCTCACCATCACGGCGCTGGCCGAGCGCGCCATGAGCTTCATCGCGGCTCGTGGCGAGGCCTCTGCCGCCGCCGAGTGA
- a CDS encoding response regulator, with translation MKERSQHLVARPAPPRHLALLAVVLVVVVGALLVFISLGAQMMVSTQAYITAEGHYIKAQKDAVRYLERYIRTGDEHQWRAYQRRVAVPLADRRAREALQSHPPQPDVAAAAFEDALNHPDDAAAMVTLFPYSNVIEEMARAIEIWEAGDAEVERLVALANHVRERRLAGARVEDFEDEYHQLESLSARLDSLGVQFSASLNQGSRRIRGLVQWSVLGAAALLILISIGGAARVMARTRDRDDALRAMINHGHDLLALLAPDGRFLYANGSLERRFGWSPEKYPELTLQQFVGPAAAESVAHLMARGYASEGGVTESLEVLTCAGEPIEVELTLSQLPVTTSSRLLLVTARDVTEQRAMQSKAMAAQRMQSVGRLAGGIAHDFNNMLTAIMASAELGKRHVPKDHAAFLDFQMILDASKRSASLVSRLLQFASARPMAVHSLSWRELMAGAEPLVRRLVDERVNLTLVLPESPVMVRGNPTQLEQLLLNLVSNARDALVDGQGQIRVELRVTGEGESARAQLIVEDSGTGIHPDIMDRIFDPFFTTKGPTEGTGLGLASCHGIVRQHDGTIEAKSELGRGARFTVDLPLDAEATASQQEAAAAVPAPVTQVRGAGRRQTLLYIEDEDVVRTSGVEILKRFGYDVLEAASGEQALELYAAHPREVSLVLSDVVLPGMQGVEILDALRERGAQMPFLFVSGYHESPTLRARMEGSNVSFLSKPYDMDQLRDALNALLPASAPREEARAERGEASR, from the coding sequence GTGAAGGAAAGGAGCCAACATCTCGTCGCCCGCCCGGCTCCCCCCAGGCACCTGGCGCTGCTGGCCGTGGTGCTCGTGGTGGTGGTGGGTGCGCTGCTCGTCTTCATCAGCCTGGGCGCCCAGATGATGGTCTCCACGCAGGCCTACATCACCGCAGAGGGCCACTACATCAAGGCGCAGAAGGACGCGGTGCGCTACCTCGAGCGCTACATCCGCACGGGCGACGAGCACCAGTGGCGCGCGTACCAACGCCGCGTGGCCGTCCCGCTGGCCGACCGTCGCGCGCGTGAGGCGCTGCAGAGCCACCCGCCCCAGCCGGACGTGGCGGCGGCGGCCTTCGAGGACGCGCTCAATCACCCCGACGACGCGGCCGCCATGGTCACGCTGTTCCCCTACTCGAACGTCATCGAGGAGATGGCCCGCGCCATCGAGATCTGGGAGGCCGGCGACGCCGAGGTGGAGCGCCTGGTCGCGCTGGCCAACCACGTGCGCGAGCGCCGGTTGGCGGGAGCCCGCGTGGAGGACTTCGAAGACGAGTATCACCAGCTCGAGTCGCTCAGCGCGCGGCTCGACAGCCTGGGGGTGCAGTTCTCGGCGAGCCTCAACCAGGGGTCGCGCCGCATCCGTGGGCTGGTGCAGTGGAGCGTGCTCGGGGCTGCGGCGCTCCTGATCCTGATCTCCATCGGCGGGGCGGCCCGCGTGATGGCCCGCACGCGCGACCGCGACGACGCGCTGCGCGCCATGATCAACCACGGCCACGACCTGCTGGCGCTGTTGGCGCCGGACGGGCGCTTCCTCTACGCCAACGGCTCGCTCGAGCGGCGCTTCGGGTGGTCGCCCGAGAAGTACCCCGAGCTGACCCTGCAGCAGTTCGTGGGGCCCGCTGCGGCGGAGAGCGTGGCGCACCTGATGGCGCGCGGCTACGCGTCCGAGGGTGGCGTGACCGAGAGCCTCGAGGTCCTGACGTGCGCGGGCGAGCCCATCGAGGTGGAGCTCACGCTCAGCCAGCTGCCCGTCACCACCTCGTCACGGCTCCTGCTGGTGACCGCGCGCGACGTCACCGAGCAGCGCGCCATGCAGTCGAAGGCCATGGCGGCGCAGCGCATGCAGAGCGTGGGGCGTCTAGCCGGCGGCATCGCGCACGACTTCAACAACATGCTCACGGCCATCATGGCGTCCGCCGAGCTGGGCAAGCGCCACGTCCCGAAGGACCACGCGGCCTTCCTGGACTTCCAGATGATCCTGGACGCCAGCAAGCGCTCTGCCAGCCTGGTCTCGCGCCTGCTGCAGTTCGCGAGCGCGCGTCCCATGGCGGTGCACAGCCTCTCGTGGCGCGAGCTCATGGCGGGGGCCGAGCCGCTGGTGCGACGGCTGGTGGACGAGCGCGTGAACCTCACGCTGGTGCTGCCGGAGTCGCCGGTCATGGTGCGCGGCAACCCCACCCAGCTGGAGCAGCTGCTGCTCAACCTGGTGTCCAACGCGCGCGACGCGCTGGTCGACGGCCAGGGTCAGATTCGCGTCGAGCTGCGGGTGACCGGGGAGGGCGAGTCCGCGCGGGCTCAGCTCATCGTGGAAGACAGCGGAACGGGCATCCACCCGGACATCATGGACCGCATCTTCGACCCGTTCTTCACCACCAAGGGGCCCACCGAGGGCACGGGCTTGGGCCTGGCCAGCTGCCACGGCATCGTGCGGCAGCACGACGGCACCATCGAGGCCAAGAGCGAGCTCGGCCGTGGCGCGCGCTTCACCGTGGACCTGCCGCTCGACGCCGAGGCCACCGCCAGCCAGCAGGAGGCTGCCGCCGCAGTCCCGGCGCCCGTCACGCAGGTGCGCGGTGCCGGGCGACGCCAGACGCTGCTGTACATCGAAGACGAAGACGTGGTGCGCACGAGCGGCGTCGAGATCCTGAAGCGCTTCGGCTACGACGTGCTCGAGGCCGCGTCGGGCGAGCAAGCCCTCGAGCTCTATGCCGCGCACCCGCGCGAGGTGTCCCTGGTGCTGAGCGACGTGGTGCTGCCCGGCATGCAGGGGGTGGAGATCCTAGACGCGCTGCGCGAGCGCGGCGCGCAGATGCCCTTTCTCTTCGTCTCGGGCTATCACGAGAGCCCCACGCTGCGCGCGCGCATGGAGGGCTCGAACGTGTCGTTCCTGAGCAAGCCCTACGACATGGACCAGCTGCGCGACGCCCTGAACGCCCTGCTGCCGGCCTCCGCTCCCCGCGAGGAGGCCCGCGCGGAGCGGGGCGAGGCGTCGCGCTGA
- a CDS encoding glutamine--tRNA ligase/YqeY domain fusion protein: MVRGSAADELAAQKPRTAEDARTPRNRRIPAVWQAAERRRQTRCGHSGPSDVRNYPSHGSGVSVRAVSETPKSAPGGKPDDRAPNFVDELVQAEIDAGRTRLVTRFPPEPNGYLHIGHAKSIITNFSLAQKLPGAHCNLRFDDTNPANEDTEFVTSIQEDVRWLGFEWGDHCYFASDYFQQLYDMAEKLIVAGKAYVDSQSLEAIRDGRGSFHQAGVASPFRDRSVDENLALFRRMRAGEFDEGAHVLRAKIDMASKDLKLRDPVMYRILKVPHHRTGTEWPMYPMYDWAHGQSDAIEGVTHSICTLEFQNHRGLYDWFQEQLGVVDPPRQIEFARLNLTYTVLSKRSLQKLVAAGHVSGWDDPRMPTVAGLRRRGVSPESIRAFCERIGVAKRDSFVDVTLLEHAIREDLNATSPRLMGVLRPLRVVIENYPEDAEESFDLALNPGDEAAGSRAVPFCRELFVDQEDFMEVPAPKFWRLFPGNEVRLRGACLLTVNRVVKNDAGEVIELRATWDPESRGGNSPDGRKVKGTVHWVSARHAVDAEVRLYDRLFTEENPLGHDDKDFLEFLNPASLEILPGCKVEPAVRDFAPFSRLQLERMGYFAVDPLSTPDGLVLNRTIALKDSWSKVAGKG, translated from the coding sequence ATGGTCAGGGGTTCCGCAGCCGACGAACTCGCTGCGCAGAAGCCCAGGACCGCCGAGGACGCGAGGACACCCAGGAATCGACGCATCCCAGCAGTATGGCAAGCCGCAGAGCGCCGGCGCCAGACCCGGTGCGGGCACTCCGGGCCCTCGGACGTCCGCAACTACCCTTCCCACGGATCGGGTGTTAGCGTGCGCGCCGTGAGCGAGACCCCCAAGAGCGCCCCCGGTGGCAAGCCCGATGACCGCGCCCCCAATTTCGTCGACGAGCTGGTGCAGGCCGAGATCGACGCTGGCCGAACGCGCCTGGTGACGCGCTTCCCGCCGGAGCCCAACGGCTACCTGCACATCGGCCACGCCAAGTCGATCATCACCAACTTCAGCCTGGCGCAGAAGCTCCCGGGCGCGCACTGCAACCTGCGCTTCGACGACACCAACCCGGCCAACGAAGACACCGAGTTCGTCACCAGCATCCAGGAGGACGTGCGCTGGCTGGGCTTCGAGTGGGGCGACCACTGCTACTTCGCGTCGGACTACTTCCAGCAGCTGTACGACATGGCCGAGAAGCTCATCGTGGCCGGCAAGGCCTACGTGGACAGCCAGTCGCTCGAGGCCATTCGCGATGGGCGCGGCAGTTTCCATCAGGCGGGCGTGGCCAGCCCCTTCCGCGACCGCAGCGTGGACGAGAACCTGGCGCTCTTCCGTCGCATGCGCGCGGGCGAGTTCGACGAGGGCGCCCACGTGCTGCGCGCCAAGATCGACATGGCCAGCAAGGACCTCAAGCTGCGCGACCCCGTCATGTACCGCATCTTGAAGGTGCCGCATCACCGCACCGGCACCGAGTGGCCCATGTACCCCATGTACGACTGGGCCCACGGGCAGTCGGACGCCATCGAGGGCGTGACGCACAGCATCTGCACCCTCGAGTTCCAGAACCACCGCGGGCTCTACGACTGGTTCCAGGAGCAGCTGGGCGTGGTGGACCCGCCACGCCAGATCGAGTTCGCGCGCCTGAACCTGACCTACACGGTGCTCAGCAAGCGCAGCCTGCAGAAGCTGGTGGCCGCCGGGCACGTGAGCGGCTGGGACGACCCGCGCATGCCCACGGTGGCCGGCCTGCGCCGCCGCGGTGTGTCGCCCGAGTCCATCCGAGCCTTCTGCGAGCGCATTGGCGTGGCCAAGCGCGACAGCTTCGTGGACGTCACGCTGCTGGAGCACGCCATCCGCGAAGACCTGAACGCCACCAGCCCGCGCCTCATGGGCGTGCTGCGGCCGCTGCGCGTGGTCATCGAGAACTACCCCGAGGACGCCGAGGAGAGCTTCGACCTGGCGCTCAACCCGGGCGACGAGGCGGCTGGCTCGCGTGCTGTGCCCTTCTGCCGCGAGCTCTTCGTGGACCAGGAAGACTTCATGGAGGTGCCGGCGCCCAAGTTCTGGCGCCTGTTCCCCGGCAACGAGGTGCGCCTGCGCGGCGCCTGCCTGCTCACCGTGAACCGTGTGGTGAAGAACGACGCCGGCGAGGTCATCGAGCTGCGCGCCACGTGGGACCCCGAGTCGCGCGGCGGCAACTCGCCCGATGGCCGCAAGGTGAAGGGCACCGTGCACTGGGTCAGCGCGCGCCACGCGGTGGACGCCGAGGTGCGCCTCTACGACCGCCTCTTCACCGAAGAGAACCCGCTCGGCCACGACGACAAGGACTTCCTCGAGTTCCTGAACCCCGCGTCGCTCGAGATCCTCCCGGGCTGCAAGGTCGAGCCGGCGGTGCGTGACTTCGCGCCGTTCTCGCGGCTCCAGCTGGAGCGCATGGGCTACTTCGCCGTGGACCCGCTCAGCACGCCGGACGGCCTGGTGCTGAACCGCACCATCGCGCTCAAGGACTCCTGGTCCAAGGTGGCCGGTAAGGGCTGA
- a CDS encoding chalcone isomerase family protein yields the protein MIRSLALIPMIAALVASLAFPTAALARSCGGVDFPNSVTVAGERLSLNGLGIREATVFNVDVYVAGLYVATRARTADALLDLTHPIVLDIRFIRDIDQATMNEALEQGFTRNAGGNQAALQARINQLKSWVPNLTEGMNMVFTWTPGTGLQMKVDGRVLGTITGDDFASVFFRIWLGPNPPNRGLRTGLLGGACE from the coding sequence ATGATTCGCAGCCTCGCCCTCATCCCCATGATCGCCGCCCTCGTGGCATCCCTCGCCTTCCCCACCGCCGCCCTCGCGCGCAGCTGTGGCGGGGTGGACTTCCCCAACAGCGTCACGGTCGCGGGTGAGCGCCTGTCGCTGAACGGGCTAGGCATCCGCGAAGCCACCGTCTTCAACGTGGACGTCTACGTAGCCGGCCTCTATGTCGCCACGCGTGCCCGTACCGCCGACGCGCTGCTGGATCTCACGCACCCCATCGTGCTGGACATCCGCTTCATCCGCGACATCGACCAGGCCACCATGAACGAGGCCCTCGAGCAGGGCTTCACCCGCAACGCGGGCGGCAACCAGGCCGCGCTCCAGGCGCGCATCAACCAGCTCAAGAGCTGGGTGCCCAACCTCACCGAGGGGATGAACATGGTGTTCACCTGGACGCCGGGCACCGGCCTGCAGATGAAGGTGGACGGCCGCGTGCTCGGCACCATCACGGGCGACGACTTCGCGTCGGTGTTCTTCCGCATCTGGCTCGGACCGAACCCGCCCAACCGTGGCCTGCGCACGGGCCTGCTCGGCGGCGCCTGCGAGTGA
- a CDS encoding GntR family transcriptional regulator — protein MLIRVDPTSDVSLFEQIAASVRGALARGDLQAGDQLPPLRDLADSLGVNMHTVRAAYGVLREEGLVDMRRGRSVTVLGGAETQATLLQLASGLVGAARRFGLTDRAILQLVKATL, from the coding sequence ATGCTCATTCGTGTGGACCCCACCTCCGACGTCTCGCTGTTCGAGCAGATCGCAGCCTCGGTGCGTGGTGCCTTGGCGCGCGGGGACCTTCAGGCTGGGGACCAGCTGCCCCCGCTCCGTGATCTCGCCGACTCGCTGGGCGTGAACATGCACACGGTCCGCGCGGCGTATGGCGTGCTCCGCGAGGAGGGCCTGGTCGACATGCGTCGCGGTCGCAGCGTGACCGTCCTGGGCGGCGCCGAGACACAGGCCACGCTCCTCCAGCTCGCTTCTGGACTGGTGGGCGCCGCCCGTCGCTTCGGGCTCACGGACCGCGCCATCCTCCAGCTCGTCAAGGCCACCCTATGA
- a CDS encoding L-2-amino-thiazoline-4-carboxylic acid hydrolase: protein MSGLPNPPHATVRELRRFDRQHGIPAALGVLRAQLTVAELAGVALAMAAGGLRDPLRALPKSPRWSPLVEDLVRHQLRAAVRLDDATRRALRGPAWPETRRQALLLEVIAVTGSRFIEHTMPFPSLDAWRDAAPSARARFMEALRGRAFNAQLEPAGVSAVAMGFDVSACRFVELCHELERPYLAPMFCESDSRFFAERSDLIELKRTRTQARDAAPCDFRFTLRS from the coding sequence ATGAGCGGCTTGCCCAACCCGCCCCACGCCACGGTCCGAGAGCTTCGGCGCTTCGACCGCCAACACGGGATCCCTGCGGCGCTCGGAGTGCTGCGCGCCCAGCTGACGGTCGCGGAGCTGGCCGGGGTGGCGCTGGCCATGGCGGCGGGTGGCCTGCGTGACCCTCTGCGCGCGCTCCCGAAGTCACCTCGCTGGTCGCCGTTGGTGGAGGACTTGGTGCGTCATCAGCTGCGCGCCGCCGTGCGCTTGGACGACGCGACGAGACGAGCGCTGCGCGGGCCGGCCTGGCCCGAGACACGGCGGCAAGCCCTGCTGCTCGAGGTGATCGCGGTCACCGGCTCGCGCTTCATCGAGCACACGATGCCCTTCCCCAGCCTCGACGCCTGGCGTGACGCGGCCCCCAGCGCACGCGCTCGATTCATGGAGGCCCTGCGCGGGCGGGCCTTCAACGCGCAGCTCGAGCCTGCGGGCGTGAGCGCCGTCGCCATGGGCTTCGATGTGAGCGCGTGCCGCTTCGTGGAGCTGTGCCACGAGCTGGAGCGCCCCTACCTCGCGCCCATGTTCTGCGAGTCCGACTCGCGCTTCTTCGCCGAGCGCAGTGACCTGATCGAGCTGAAGCGGACGCGCACCCAGGCGCGCGACGCCGCCCCCTGCGACTTCCGCTTCACGCTGCGCTCCTGA
- a CDS encoding methyltransferase domain-containing protein: MHSFSDGSRSRLTHRDVGRFPGETLFDRVGRVVCEAECLPRKELYESWEVAKRARRRMRGGVVYDLAAGHGLLAHLLLLLDDSSPHAVAVDKRTPPSADTLHAALVAAWPRLEGRIERRVMDLRSVQAAEGDLVVSAHACGGLTDATLDVALASRAGVAVLPCCHVDRTGDTGGLLGWMDGALAMDVTRAGRLRAAGYHVLAQTIPETITPKNRLLLGWL; this comes from the coding sequence ATGCACTCCTTCTCCGACGGAAGCCGCTCCCGCCTTACCCACCGCGACGTGGGCCGCTTCCCGGGCGAAACGCTCTTCGACCGCGTGGGCCGCGTGGTGTGCGAGGCCGAGTGCCTGCCGCGCAAGGAGCTGTACGAGAGCTGGGAGGTGGCCAAGCGCGCGCGGCGGCGCATGCGCGGGGGCGTGGTGTACGACCTGGCTGCGGGGCACGGGCTGCTTGCGCACCTGTTGCTGTTGCTGGACGACAGCTCGCCGCACGCCGTGGCGGTGGACAAGCGCACGCCACCCAGCGCGGACACGCTGCACGCCGCGCTAGTGGCCGCGTGGCCGCGCCTCGAGGGGCGCATCGAGCGCCGCGTGATGGACCTGCGCAGCGTGCAGGCGGCCGAGGGCGACCTGGTGGTGTCCGCCCATGCGTGCGGTGGGCTGACGGATGCCACGCTGGATGTGGCGCTGGCCTCGCGGGCGGGGGTGGCCGTGCTGCCGTGCTGTCACGTGGACCGCACCGGTGATACCGGCGGGCTGCTGGGCTGGATGGACGGCGCGCTGGCCATGGACGTGACGCGCGCCGGGCGCTTGCGGGCAGCCGGGTACCACGTGCTGGCGCAGACCATCCCCGAGACCATCACGCCCAAGAATCGGCTGCTGCTGGGCTGGCTGTGA
- a CDS encoding thioredoxin family protein, with the protein MFRAAGAPPASTARSALLVCLCLGTLLGCATRGSDFEPAPGDVAPEGEVAAPTAPAAPFDFDTAPRDWNPSGIAWREHAAGLAEARSTGKPVMLVMHAEWCGPCHDYARIFYAPEVVSLARQFVMILVDSDRDPAANQRYATDGTYLPRTYFLDSNGQHRTQLVSEHPRFRYFFNQRDPRVTVAAMRLALR; encoded by the coding sequence ATGTTCCGCGCCGCTGGTGCCCCTCCCGCTTCGACTGCGCGCTCCGCGCTGCTGGTCTGCCTGTGCCTCGGCACCCTGCTCGGCTGTGCCACCCGCGGCTCGGACTTCGAGCCTGCCCCGGGTGACGTGGCTCCCGAAGGCGAGGTGGCTGCCCCCACCGCCCCCGCGGCCCCCTTCGACTTCGACACGGCCCCGCGCGACTGGAACCCGAGCGGCATCGCCTGGCGCGAGCACGCGGCCGGGCTCGCCGAGGCGCGGTCCACGGGCAAGCCCGTCATGCTGGTGATGCACGCCGAGTGGTGCGGCCCCTGCCACGACTACGCCCGCATCTTCTATGCCCCCGAGGTGGTCTCACTGGCCCGTCAGTTCGTGATGATCCTGGTGGACTCCGACCGCGACCCCGCGGCCAACCAGCGCTACGCCACGGACGGGACGTACCTGCCGCGCACCTACTTCCTGGACTCGAACGGGCAGCACCGCACCCAGCTGGTGAGCGAGCACCCCCGCTTCCGCTACTTCTTCAACCAGCGCGACCCGCGCGTCACGGTGGCGGCCATGCGCCTGGCGCTCCGCTAG
- the htpG gene encoding molecular chaperone HtpG encodes MVRPTMTEQKQTHAFQAEVTRVLGLVINSLYSNKEVFLRELVSNASDAIDKRRFLAISDASLLGDAVLAIRITPDAEHKTLTFSDDGVGMSSEELVANLGTVAHSGSTDFMDKLRAALDKKSEAGDGADVSLIGQFGVGFYSAYLVADRVDVLTRRAGSEQALLWSSDAGETYTIEPATRDTVGTDVVLHLKDDQQGLLDSYELTRLVKKYSDFVAHPILVASPADDEKEDDDGEKSAEDAEKPSGEPTYEQANSSNALWRRRPSEITDEQYDEFYRHLTHDWEPAIAHKHFHVEGTQMFAGLLYIPKRPPFDLFSPDQRHGVRLHVKRVFIMDDCDELLPKWLRFVRGVVDSEDLPLNVSRELLQDSRIVRTIRKQVVRRTLDMIEELADAAKAEGADNATRDTYNAFWTAYGAVLKEGLHFEPEYADRLAKLVRYETTAQPGLTSLADYVSRMKDGQDAIYYVVGASRATVENAPHLEALKARGYEVLLMVDGVDQWALDGLREFEGKKLLSATDAGLDLGESKPTEAEKEELDTLLRRFRDTLGEHVSEVRLTSRLTDSAACLVSPAGGLPPYMERLLRLQNPDMPVQKRVLELNPAHPIVTGLRDLLRADANDARDTQLRDWIELVHDQALLAEGSPVHDPAKLVQRMTALLSDAVKRAATA; translated from the coding sequence ATGGTGCGGCCCACCATGACGGAACAGAAGCAGACCCATGCCTTCCAAGCCGAGGTCACCCGCGTCCTCGGCCTGGTGATCAACTCGCTGTACTCCAACAAGGAGGTCTTCCTCCGCGAGCTGGTCTCGAACGCGTCGGACGCCATCGACAAGCGGCGCTTCCTGGCCATCTCGGACGCCTCCCTGCTGGGCGACGCGGTGCTGGCCATCCGCATCACGCCGGACGCGGAGCACAAGACGCTCACGTTCTCGGACGACGGCGTGGGCATGAGCAGCGAGGAGCTGGTGGCCAACCTGGGCACCGTGGCGCACTCGGGCAGCACCGACTTCATGGACAAGCTGAGGGCGGCGCTCGACAAGAAGTCCGAAGCCGGCGACGGCGCGGACGTGTCGCTCATCGGCCAGTTCGGCGTGGGCTTCTACAGCGCCTACCTGGTGGCCGACCGCGTGGACGTGCTCACCCGCCGCGCCGGCAGCGAGCAGGCCCTGCTGTGGAGCTCGGACGCGGGCGAGACCTACACCATCGAGCCGGCCACGCGCGACACCGTGGGCACCGACGTGGTGCTGCACCTGAAGGACGACCAGCAGGGGCTGCTGGACTCCTACGAGCTCACGCGGCTGGTCAAGAAGTACAGCGACTTCGTGGCGCACCCCATCCTGGTGGCCAGCCCGGCCGACGACGAGAAGGAAGACGACGACGGCGAGAAGTCTGCGGAGGACGCCGAGAAGCCGTCCGGAGAGCCCACCTACGAGCAGGCCAACTCGAGCAACGCGCTGTGGCGCCGCCGTCCCAGCGAGATCACGGACGAGCAGTACGACGAGTTCTACCGGCACCTCACGCACGACTGGGAGCCGGCCATCGCGCACAAGCACTTCCACGTGGAGGGCACGCAGATGTTCGCGGGCCTGCTCTACATCCCGAAGCGCCCGCCCTTCGACCTGTTCTCGCCGGACCAGCGCCACGGCGTGCGCCTGCACGTGAAGCGCGTGTTCATCATGGACGACTGCGACGAGCTGCTGCCCAAGTGGCTGCGCTTCGTGCGCGGCGTGGTGGACTCGGAAGACCTCCCGCTCAACGTCTCGCGCGAGCTGCTGCAGGACTCGCGCATCGTGCGCACCATCCGCAAGCAGGTGGTGCGGCGCACCCTCGACATGATCGAGGAGCTGGCCGACGCCGCCAAGGCCGAGGGTGCGGACAACGCCACGCGCGACACATACAACGCCTTCTGGACGGCCTATGGCGCCGTGCTCAAGGAGGGCCTGCACTTCGAGCCCGAGTACGCCGACCGCCTGGCCAAGCTCGTGCGCTACGAGACCACCGCGCAGCCGGGGCTGACATCGCTCGCGGACTACGTGAGCCGCATGAAGGACGGGCAGGACGCCATCTACTACGTGGTGGGTGCGTCACGGGCCACGGTGGAGAACGCCCCGCACCTCGAGGCGCTCAAGGCGCGCGGCTACGAAGTGCTGCTCATGGTGGACGGCGTGGACCAGTGGGCCCTCGACGGCCTGCGCGAGTTCGAGGGCAAGAAGCTGCTGTCCGCCACCGACGCGGGCCTGGACCTGGGCGAGAGCAAGCCCACCGAGGCCGAGAAGGAGGAGCTGGACACGCTGCTGCGGCGCTTCCGCGACACGCTCGGCGAGCACGTCTCCGAGGTGCGCCTGACCAGCCGTCTGACCGACTCGGCCGCATGCCTGGTGTCACCCGCGGGTGGCCTGCCGCCCTACATGGAGCGACTGCTGCGCCTGCAGAACCCCGACATGCCCGTGCAGAAGCGCGTGCTGGAGCTCAACCCGGCGCACCCCATCGTCACCGGGCTGCGCGACCTGCTACGGGCGGATGCCAACGACGCACGCGACACGCAGCTGCGGGACTGGATCGAGCTGGTGCACGACCAGGCGCTCTTGGCCGAGGGCAGCCCCGTGCACGACCCGGCCAAGCTGGTGCAGCGCATGACGGCGCTGCTGAGCGACGCCGTGAAGCGCGCGGCCACGGCATGA